In Caldisalinibacter kiritimatiensis, the genomic stretch ACATCTATCAATAAAACAATTAGTTAAAGATGCTTTAGATTTATATGCTAGTGAGGCAGGATTAGATTTTAGCCAGGATGAAGTAGTTGAACAAATACTTGAATTCTTTAGAGGTAGATTAAAAAATATGTTAATTGATAATGGAATTAGATATGATGTAGTGGATGCTATATTAAATATAGATAATGACGATATAACTGACTTAGTAATTAGAGCTAAAGAAGTAAATAAATGGATTGATAAAGAGGGCTTAAATGAAGTATTAGCTGCTTTTAACAGGGTAGTTAATCTATCAGAAAAAGCACAGGATAACAAAGTAGATAAAGAATTGTTTGAAGTAGAGGTAGAAAAGGAATTATATGAAGCTTATATTACAGTAGAAGATGAAGTTCAAAAATTATTAAATAAAAAAGAGTATGGAGAGGCGCTAAATCAATTTATTAAATTAAGAGAACCTATTGATAAATACCTTGACAATGTAATGGTAATGGTAGATGATATGAATATAAGAAATAATAGACTTTCATTAATGAAAAAAATTGCAGATACAATGTTAACTATTTGTGACTTATCTAAGATTGTTAGTAAATAGTAGATTATGGGTAAAAGCCCACGAGAGTAGTTAAGTGGGCTTTTTCACATATAAATAATAATTATATACAGATTAAACAAAGGTTTAAATAGTAAGATATAGCAATAAAAATACTAATTTACCCAGCTGATAAAAAGGGGTGAGAACCATTCAACTAACAGATAGACAAAAAAAGATTATTGATATAGTTAAAAGAGAACAGCCAATCACGAGTGAAGCTATAGCTGAAAAACTGAGTTTAACTAGAGCAACTTTAAGACCAGATTTAGCTATTTTAACTATGTCCGGAATTTTAGACGCGAGACCTAAAGTGGGATATTTTTATTCAGGAAAGACTGCTTTAAATTTTTTTTCGGACCAAATAAAAAATATAAAAGTATCAGATATTAAATCAGTTCCAGTTATTGTAGACGAAGAAACTACTGTTTATGATGCTATAGTAACTTTATTTCTTGAAGATGTAGGCACTATTTTTGTGGTTTCAGATGGTTTATTAACTGGGGTTGTATCAAGAAAAGATTTTATAAAAAGTGCTATAGGCGGAGTAGAAATAAATAAAGTGCCAGTGGGGGTTATAATGACAAGAATGCCTAATATTGTTGTAGTAGAATCACACGAGAGTATATTAACTGCTGCAGAAAAGATTATTGAGCACGAAGTAGACAGTTTACCGGTAGTAGAAAAATGTGAAGATAATGGTAAAATGGGATATAAAGTTGTAGGAAGAATATCAAAGACTAATATCACTAGAGTTTTTGTGGACTTAGCCCATAATGACTAGGAGGTAAATGTATGGATAAGAGTACTATTGTTTATATTTTATCTGATTCTATTGGAGAGACTGGAGAACAAGTTGCTAAGGCTGCAATAAGTCAGTTTAATTCTGGTAAATATGAAATAAGAAGATTTCCCTTTATAACAGAGAAAAGTCAAATTGATGAGGTGCTAGAAGAAGCGAAAGAAGAAAGATGTATAATTGTTTTTACGATAGTTATAGACGAACTAAGGCAATATTTACAAGAAAAGGCCAAAGAAA encodes the following:
- a CDS encoding helix-turn-helix transcriptional regulator, whose product is MRTIQLTDRQKKIIDIVKREQPITSEAIAEKLSLTRATLRPDLAILTMSGILDARPKVGYFYSGKTALNFFSDQIKNIKVSDIKSVPVIVDEETTVYDAIVTLFLEDVGTIFVVSDGLLTGVVSRKDFIKSAIGGVEINKVPVGVIMTRMPNIVVVESHESILTAAEKIIEHEVDSLPVVEKCEDNGKMGYKVVGRISKTNITRVFVDLAHND